In the genome of Gammaproteobacteria bacterium, the window CTATTGCGCGCTATGCCAGAAACCGCAAAATAATGTCGCGCGCCGACCGCCCCGCAGCCCGCGCCCCCCTCCCGCTTGCCGCCACCGACAAGCTCAGCGTCACCCTCTGCCTGGCGATCGTCATCCACTTCGTCTTGATCCTGGGGATCAGCTTCACCGCCAGGGACGAACGGCCGCAGCGCAAATACAACACGATGGAAATCGTGATGGTGCGCCAACAGCAGCCGCCGCCGGAGGAGACGCCCGAGGCCAACCTGCTGGCCCAGGCGAACCTGCTGGGAGGGGCGGACGGGCAGAGCGACCTGACCCCCGAAGGCGCGCCCCCGGCGCCGTTTCCCGCCGAGACGCCGGACCTTTCGTCGCCGCCGGCCATGGAGGCGCAAACGATCCCCGAGGCCAGCGCCGAACCGGAGAGCGAAGGGCAAGAGCCGGAGCCCGTAGAAACGCCGCCGGAAGACTTGCAGAAGGCGGAGGCCGAGGCCGAACGCACGGAGCCCCGGCCCGAGCCGGCGCCGCCGCGGGACGCGGCCGACCCGCGAGCCTCGGATGCGCTGGATACTCCGCCTCTGCCCAGCGCCGCCGAG includes:
- a CDS encoding TonB family protein produces the protein MSRADRPAARAPLPLAATDKLSVTLCLAIVIHFVLILGISFTARDERPQRKYNTMEIVMVRQQQPPPEETPEANLLAQANLLGGADGQSDLTPEGAPPAPFPAETPDLSSPPAMEAQTIPEASAEPESEGQEPEPVETPPEDLQKAEAEAERTEPRPEPAPPRDAADPRASDALDTPPLPSAAELIASSFQIAALSAEIKRKLERKAKRPRRKFISATTREYKYAAYMDAWRTKVERIGNLNYPREARDLQLYGNLILDVALRPDGSVIRIAVKRSSGNRILDDAAVRIVRMAAPFAPFPQNIRGETDILHITRTWQFLNTQRFR